One genomic segment of Cystobacter fuscus DSM 2262 includes these proteins:
- a CDS encoding 5'-nucleotidase C-terminal domain-containing protein, whose product MSRPFTVALLALALAPGLGCLRYNDQCQPLVEDPETVLGNLGDPVYLDRIYTRHDNHALGQLAADALRHAEDGSPAPAHLGIINGGALRAEGLCVTRTSIPKGPLKNGLLHEVMLFENSVVTVDLSEQQLVAMFEHSVEGLSPVGQPILAPSGAFLQVSKDVKLHVDCSRPVKQRVRELSVSGRPVSLSPRDNAPYYRVAMSSFLALGGDGYGTIFKDAASDVTRNPVTASSSAGRTTDVTLTEAWMRGQHAEPKPPLFEEERIVFENCAKPSRPVVR is encoded by the coding sequence ATGTCCCGACCGTTCACCGTCGCGCTGCTGGCGCTGGCCCTCGCTCCGGGCCTGGGCTGCCTGCGCTACAACGATCAGTGCCAGCCCCTGGTGGAGGATCCCGAGACGGTCCTCGGCAACCTGGGCGACCCGGTCTACCTGGACCGCATCTACACGCGGCATGACAACCACGCGCTCGGGCAGCTCGCCGCGGACGCGCTACGCCATGCCGAGGATGGCTCCCCGGCCCCCGCGCACCTGGGCATCATCAACGGAGGCGCGCTCCGGGCCGAGGGCCTGTGCGTCACCCGCACGTCCATCCCCAAGGGGCCGCTGAAGAACGGCCTCCTGCACGAGGTGATGCTCTTCGAGAACTCCGTGGTGACGGTGGACCTCTCCGAGCAGCAGCTCGTGGCCATGTTCGAGCACTCGGTGGAGGGACTCTCGCCAGTGGGCCAGCCCATCCTCGCGCCCTCGGGCGCCTTCCTGCAGGTGTCCAAGGACGTCAAGCTGCACGTGGACTGCTCGCGCCCGGTGAAACAGCGCGTGCGGGAGCTGAGCGTGAGCGGCCGGCCGGTGTCCTTGTCCCCGCGGGACAACGCTCCGTATTACCGGGTGGCCATGTCGTCGTTCCTGGCGCTGGGCGGAGACGGCTACGGCACCATCTTCAAGGACGCGGCCTCCGACGTGACGCGCAACCCCGTCACGGCGAGCTCGTCCGCGGGGCGGACCACGGACGTGACCCTCACCGAGGCCTGGATGCGCGGCCAACATGCCGAGCCGAAGCCCCCCTTGTTCGAGGAGGAGCGCATCGTCTTCGAGAACTGCGCGAAACCCTCCCGGCCCGTGGTGCGCTAG
- a CDS encoding TIGR04563 family protein → MAATDHRKQSLYFPEDMLDEIQREATRQDRSLSWIVQQAWKVARGDLRKMPSPNDVFGAPPPPRPDSSSDGT, encoded by the coding sequence ATGGCCGCCACTGATCATCGAAAACAAAGCCTCTACTTCCCCGAAGACATGCTGGATGAAATCCAGCGCGAGGCGACGCGGCAGGATCGCTCGCTGTCGTGGATCGTCCAACAGGCCTGGAAGGTGGCCCGGGGCGATCTGCGCAAGATGCCCTCGCCCAACGACGTCTTCGGCGCCCCGCCGCCGCCCCGCCCCGACAGCTCGTCGGACGGGACGTAG
- a CDS encoding TIGR04563 family protein: MAGTDKRKQSLYFPEEMLKEIQEEANRQDRSLSWVVQQAWKIARDRIKSFPAVNDVTGDERQDPREEGRS, translated from the coding sequence ATGGCAGGCACCGACAAGCGCAAGCAGTCCCTCTACTTCCCCGAGGAGATGCTCAAGGAGATCCAGGAGGAAGCCAACCGCCAGGACCGTTCGCTCTCGTGGGTCGTCCAGCAGGCCTGGAAGATCGCTCGTGACCGCATCAAGTCATTCCCCGCCGTCAACGACGTGACGGGTGACGAGCGGCAGGACCCACGTGAAGAAGGAAGGTCCTAA
- the tilS gene encoding tRNA lysidine(34) synthetase TilS — MPVMGETSLLFSRNLAGCYRQLGLEGGSVLLAVSGGADSCALLVGTALVREALSLRVEVATLDHGLRPEARRDTEAVVRLAARWGLPCHVRELGLRPGPGVEERARHARYAALEALRRERGLGTVATAHTATDQAETLLMRLVRGTALRGAIGIHRARAALVRPLIERTREEVEAFLAEQGTGFVHDSMNEDRTFLRARLRHDLLPALSAAVGFCVVPHLAAFTRLAAEDEALLARMADEAWGRLLLPDGSLDAVGVRALEPALRRRVLVRLMTGAGAEVDGPSLARVLDAVGEGGTVTLRGGHVPGGLQLMAMGGRVRCVRREGPADEAAACLVLEGEGSQGLQPGTQWHFGVGSGTPPLGALALFLREDTRWPLTVRTRRAGDRVRGPAGSRKLQDVLVDGRVPREHRDRVPVVTDAGGSVLWVPGVWNSPDAGAVRLYLWALPPGTGKPGGCAL; from the coding sequence ATGCCGGTCATGGGTGAAACGAGCCTCTTGTTTTCGCGGAACCTCGCGGGGTGCTACCGCCAGCTCGGCCTGGAGGGAGGCTCGGTGCTGCTGGCCGTCTCGGGGGGCGCGGACTCGTGCGCCCTGCTGGTGGGAACGGCGCTCGTGCGTGAGGCGCTGTCGCTGCGGGTGGAGGTGGCCACGCTCGACCATGGCCTGCGGCCCGAGGCCCGGCGGGACACCGAAGCGGTCGTCCGGCTGGCGGCTCGATGGGGGCTGCCGTGTCATGTCCGCGAATTGGGTCTGCGGCCGGGTCCAGGGGTGGAGGAGCGGGCCCGGCACGCCCGCTACGCGGCGCTGGAGGCGTTGCGGCGCGAGCGGGGGTTGGGCACGGTGGCCACGGCGCACACGGCGACGGACCAGGCGGAGACACTGCTCATGCGGCTGGTACGAGGCACCGCCCTGCGCGGCGCCATCGGCATCCACCGGGCGCGCGCCGCGCTCGTCCGTCCGCTCATCGAGCGCACGCGCGAAGAGGTGGAGGCGTTCCTGGCCGAGCAGGGCACGGGCTTCGTGCACGACAGCATGAACGAGGATCGGACCTTCCTCCGGGCGCGGCTGAGGCACGATCTGCTGCCCGCGCTCTCCGCGGCCGTGGGCTTCTGCGTGGTGCCGCACCTGGCGGCCTTCACCCGCCTGGCGGCCGAGGACGAGGCGCTGCTCGCTCGCATGGCCGACGAGGCCTGGGGCCGGCTGCTGCTGCCGGATGGGAGTCTGGACGCGGTGGGCGTGCGCGCCCTGGAGCCCGCGCTGCGCCGCCGGGTGCTCGTCCGCCTGATGACTGGAGCGGGGGCGGAGGTGGATGGGCCCTCGCTCGCCCGGGTGCTGGACGCGGTGGGGGAGGGGGGGACGGTGACGCTGCGCGGAGGACACGTGCCAGGGGGCCTCCAGCTCATGGCCATGGGGGGACGCGTGCGCTGCGTGCGCCGGGAAGGGCCCGCGGACGAGGCCGCGGCCTGCCTGGTCCTGGAAGGAGAGGGGAGCCAGGGCCTCCAGCCCGGAACGCAATGGCACTTCGGGGTGGGGTCCGGGACACCGCCCCTGGGAGCGCTCGCCCTGTTCCTGCGGGAGGACACCCGGTGGCCGCTCACGGTGCGGACGCGCCGGGCCGGGGATCGGGTGCGCGGTCCGGCCGGCTCCCGGAAGCTGCAGGACGTGCTGGTGGACGGCCGCGTTCCCCGCGAGCACCGGGACCGGGTGCCGGTCGTCACGGACGCCGGGGGGAGTGTGCTCTGGGTACCAGGGGTGTGGAATTCCCCGGACGCGGGCGCTGTACGGCTGTATCTCTGGGCGCTGCCTCCTGGCACGGGCAAGCCCGGGGGCTGTGCGTTATAG
- the ftsH gene encoding ATP-dependent zinc metalloprotease FtsH has translation MRSTYKTIGLWVILIVLFVAFYNFFNTNGVQVEEPTFTQFLAKVEDKKVREVSVKGNTYTGKFSDSQTDFRTTGPAPDAAILDQLRKNDVDVKYEREEQNSLWLTVLGQWMPVVFLFLFFIFFMRQLQGGSGKAMTFGKSKARLLNESHNKITFADVAGADECKEELEEIVAFLKDPKKFTKLGGRIPKGVLMMGPPGTGKTLLARAVAGEAGVPFFSISGSDFVEMFVGVGASRVRDLFEQGKKNAPCIIFIDEIDAVGRHRGAGLGGGHDEREQTLNQLLVEMDGFESNEGVILIAATNRPDVLDPALQRPGRFDRRIVVPRPDLKGRLGVLKVHTRRVPLAPEVELEVIARGTPGMTGADLENLVNESALMAARQNKERVDLSDFEAAKDKVFMGPERKSMIMTEKEKRNTAVHEAGHAIIAKLLPGCDPLHKVTIIPRGQALGLTWSLPTEDKVNGYKKQILDQISMAMGGRIAEELMFNEMSSGASNDIERATETARAMVCRWGMSEKLGPLAFGKSDGEVFLGRDFNSSKDYSEETARLIDAEVRSIVMGCYDKGKAVLTENLEGLKRVTDALVEYETLDAEDVNILLQGGQLTRERPPPRVMAPPTKSTEKKDKRKILDALEGLPNMEPNKA, from the coding sequence GTGCGTTCGACTTACAAAACCATCGGCCTCTGGGTCATCCTGATCGTCCTCTTCGTCGCCTTCTACAACTTCTTCAACACCAACGGCGTGCAGGTGGAGGAACCGACCTTCACCCAGTTCCTCGCCAAGGTGGAGGACAAGAAGGTCCGCGAGGTGTCGGTCAAGGGAAATACCTACACGGGGAAGTTCTCCGACTCGCAGACGGACTTCCGCACCACCGGTCCCGCGCCGGACGCGGCCATCCTCGATCAGCTGCGCAAGAACGACGTGGACGTGAAGTACGAGCGCGAGGAGCAGAACAGCCTCTGGCTGACCGTGCTCGGCCAGTGGATGCCCGTCGTCTTCCTGTTCCTCTTCTTCATCTTCTTCATGCGCCAGCTGCAGGGCGGTAGCGGCAAGGCGATGACGTTCGGCAAGTCCAAGGCGCGGCTGCTCAACGAGAGCCACAACAAGATCACCTTCGCGGACGTGGCCGGCGCGGACGAGTGCAAGGAGGAACTCGAGGAGATCGTCGCCTTCCTCAAGGATCCCAAGAAGTTCACCAAGCTGGGCGGCCGCATTCCCAAGGGCGTGCTGATGATGGGCCCGCCGGGAACGGGCAAGACGCTGCTCGCCCGCGCGGTGGCCGGCGAGGCGGGCGTGCCCTTCTTCTCCATCTCCGGCTCGGACTTCGTGGAGATGTTCGTCGGCGTGGGCGCCAGCCGCGTGCGCGACCTGTTCGAGCAGGGCAAGAAGAACGCCCCGTGCATCATCTTCATCGACGAAATCGACGCCGTGGGCCGTCACCGTGGCGCGGGCCTGGGCGGCGGACACGACGAGCGCGAGCAGACGCTCAATCAGCTCCTGGTGGAGATGGACGGCTTCGAGTCCAACGAGGGCGTCATCCTCATCGCCGCCACCAACCGTCCGGACGTGTTGGATCCGGCGCTGCAGCGTCCCGGCCGCTTCGACCGGCGCATCGTGGTGCCGCGCCCCGACCTCAAGGGCCGCCTGGGCGTGCTCAAGGTGCACACCCGCCGCGTGCCGCTCGCTCCCGAGGTGGAGCTGGAGGTCATCGCCCGCGGTACTCCCGGCATGACGGGCGCGGACCTGGAGAACCTCGTCAACGAGTCGGCGCTGATGGCCGCGCGGCAGAACAAGGAGCGCGTGGACCTGAGCGACTTCGAGGCCGCCAAGGACAAGGTCTTCATGGGCCCCGAGCGCAAGTCCATGATCATGACCGAGAAGGAGAAGCGGAACACCGCCGTGCACGAGGCGGGTCACGCGATCATCGCCAAGCTCTTGCCCGGCTGCGATCCGCTCCACAAGGTCACCATCATCCCGCGCGGTCAGGCCCTGGGTCTCACCTGGAGCCTGCCCACCGAGGACAAGGTCAACGGCTACAAGAAGCAGATCCTCGATCAGATCTCCATGGCCATGGGCGGCCGCATCGCCGAGGAGCTCATGTTCAACGAGATGAGCTCGGGCGCCTCCAACGACATCGAGCGCGCCACGGAGACGGCGCGCGCCATGGTGTGCCGCTGGGGCATGAGCGAGAAGCTGGGGCCCCTGGCCTTCGGCAAGAGCGACGGTGAGGTGTTCCTCGGCCGCGACTTCAACTCCTCCAAGGACTACTCCGAGGAGACCGCGCGGCTCATCGACGCCGAGGTGCGCAGCATCGTGATGGGCTGCTACGACAAGGGCAAGGCGGTGCTCACCGAGAACCTCGAGGGCCTCAAGCGCGTCACCGACGCCCTGGTGGAGTACGAGACGCTGGACGCCGAGGACGTGAACATCCTCCTGCAGGGCGGTCAGCTCACCCGCGAGCGCCCGCCGCCCCGCGTCATGGCCCCGCCCACCAAGTCCACCGAGAAGAAGGACAAGCGGAAGATCCTCGACGCGCTCGAGGGTCTGCCCAACATGGAGCCGAACAAGGCGTAA
- the folP gene encoding dihydropteroate synthase, whose translation MIRARPVRLDRPADLEPALLRLGLSPSAREELREKVPALHVLLTGLEREQGRVLMELLADATHPGREDYPAWVAGDPRARPGTGLLSGRREQFERVVARARARPELAGLADAVARLLEATRPPAPLTLGGRTFTFGARTHVMGVVNVTPDSFSDGGRYLRAEDAVAHGLRLAEAGADVLDVGAETTRPGSAPVPAEEQLARLMPVIEGLRARTDVPLSVDTTLAAVAREALRAGVVLVNDISGFRFDPELPRVTAEAGAACCLMHIQGVPETMQLAPHYEDVVDEVLDFLEEGVARAVAAGIPRERVLVDPGIGFGKTLGHNLFLLRRLGELRVLGLPVLVGTSRKSFLGKLAGGRPVDQRLAATLGSVAAVAAAGDADFVRVHDVTEARDALAVVDALRGALDGGSLY comes from the coding sequence ATGATTCGAGCCCGTCCCGTCCGCCTCGATCGCCCCGCCGACCTCGAGCCCGCCCTGCTGCGACTCGGGCTGTCCCCCTCCGCCCGCGAGGAGCTGCGCGAGAAGGTGCCCGCGCTGCACGTGCTGCTCACGGGGCTCGAACGCGAGCAGGGCCGCGTGCTCATGGAGCTCCTCGCCGACGCCACCCACCCGGGGCGCGAGGACTACCCGGCGTGGGTCGCGGGAGATCCCCGCGCCCGGCCCGGCACGGGGCTGCTCTCCGGACGCAGGGAGCAGTTCGAGCGCGTGGTGGCCCGCGCCCGCGCGCGGCCGGAGCTGGCTGGACTCGCCGACGCCGTGGCGCGCCTGCTGGAGGCCACGCGGCCCCCGGCGCCGTTGACGCTCGGGGGGCGCACCTTCACCTTCGGCGCGCGCACCCACGTCATGGGCGTGGTGAACGTCACCCCGGACAGCTTCTCCGACGGAGGGCGCTACCTGCGCGCCGAGGATGCCGTGGCCCACGGGCTGCGGCTGGCCGAGGCGGGCGCGGACGTGCTGGACGTGGGGGCGGAGACCACGCGGCCCGGCTCCGCCCCCGTGCCCGCCGAGGAGCAGCTCGCCCGGCTGATGCCGGTCATCGAGGGGCTGCGCGCCCGCACGGACGTGCCGCTGTCCGTGGACACCACCCTGGCGGCGGTGGCGCGCGAGGCGCTGCGCGCGGGCGTGGTGCTCGTCAACGACATCAGTGGCTTCCGCTTCGATCCGGAGCTGCCCCGGGTGACGGCCGAGGCGGGCGCGGCCTGCTGCCTCATGCACATCCAGGGCGTCCCCGAGACCATGCAGCTCGCTCCCCACTACGAGGACGTGGTGGACGAGGTGCTCGACTTCCTGGAGGAGGGCGTGGCGCGGGCCGTGGCGGCGGGCATTCCGCGCGAGCGCGTGCTGGTGGACCCCGGCATCGGCTTTGGCAAGACGTTGGGGCACAACCTCTTCCTGCTCAGGCGCCTGGGAGAGCTGCGCGTGCTGGGCCTGCCCGTGCTGGTGGGCACCAGCCGCAAGAGCTTCCTGGGAAAGCTGGCGGGAGGCCGTCCGGTGGATCAGCGGCTGGCGGCGACCCTGGGCTCGGTGGCCGCCGTGGCCGCGGCGGGAGACGCGGACTTCGTCCGGGTTCACGACGTCACCGAGGCGCGGGATGCCCTCGCCGTGGTGGACGCCCTGCGTGGAGCGCTGGACGGCGGCTCGCTCTACTAG
- the glmM gene encoding phosphoglucosamine mutase, protein MAYRMNMPPNEERASQRLFGTDGVRGVANVYPMTAEVAMQLGRALAHLIRNGPHRHRVIIGKDTRLSGYMLEQALAAGLISMGVDVDLVGPLPTPGIANLTTSMRADAGAVISASHNPYQDNGIKFFWRDGFKLPDETEAKIEELVASGAIDSIRPTATKIGRAFRLEDARGRYIVFLKTTFPRELTLEGLTVVVDCANGAAYKTAPAVLEELGAKVITLGVQPDGKNINHKCGALHPENLAKCVVKNGANLGIALDGDADRLIVVDEKGQVVDGDAIMAICTGELVTRKELKKKTLVATVMSNIGLERAVANYGVKVVRTKVGDRYVVEEMRKNGYNLGGEQSGHLIFSDHTTTGDGTLAALQLLAVMCRQQKPVSELASIFQPVPQTLLNVVVKNKRELGELPTVMRAIQDVEKKLGKDGRVLVRFSGTEPKARVLIEGTDAARNEQYAQQIAQELSAALNG, encoded by the coding sequence ATGGCGTACAGGATGAACATGCCCCCGAACGAAGAGAGGGCGTCGCAGCGGCTGTTCGGCACGGATGGAGTGCGGGGTGTGGCCAACGTCTACCCGATGACGGCGGAGGTCGCGATGCAGCTGGGCCGCGCGCTGGCCCACCTCATCCGCAATGGACCTCACCGCCACCGCGTCATCATCGGCAAGGACACGCGCCTGTCGGGCTACATGCTGGAGCAGGCGCTCGCCGCGGGGCTCATCTCCATGGGCGTGGACGTGGACCTGGTGGGTCCGCTGCCCACGCCGGGCATCGCCAACCTCACCACGTCCATGCGGGCCGACGCGGGCGCCGTCATCTCCGCCTCCCACAACCCGTACCAGGACAACGGCATCAAGTTCTTCTGGCGCGACGGCTTCAAGCTGCCGGACGAGACCGAGGCGAAGATCGAGGAGCTGGTGGCCAGCGGCGCCATCGACTCCATCCGCCCCACGGCGACCAAGATTGGCCGGGCCTTCCGCCTGGAGGACGCGCGCGGCCGCTACATCGTCTTCCTCAAGACGACCTTCCCGCGCGAGTTGACGCTCGAGGGGCTCACCGTGGTCGTCGATTGCGCCAACGGCGCCGCCTACAAGACGGCCCCCGCGGTGCTCGAGGAGCTGGGCGCCAAGGTCATCACCCTGGGTGTGCAGCCGGACGGCAAGAACATCAACCACAAGTGCGGCGCGCTCCACCCGGAGAACCTCGCCAAGTGCGTGGTGAAGAACGGGGCGAACCTGGGCATCGCGCTGGACGGCGACGCCGACCGCCTCATCGTCGTGGACGAGAAGGGCCAGGTCGTGGATGGCGACGCCATCATGGCCATCTGCACCGGCGAGCTCGTCACGCGCAAGGAGCTCAAGAAGAAGACGCTCGTGGCCACGGTGATGAGCAACATCGGCCTGGAGCGCGCGGTGGCCAACTACGGCGTCAAGGTGGTGCGCACCAAGGTGGGTGACCGCTACGTCGTCGAGGAGATGCGCAAGAACGGCTACAACCTGGGTGGCGAGCAGAGCGGCCACCTCATCTTCTCCGACCACACCACCACGGGCGACGGCACCCTCGCGGCGCTCCAGTTGCTCGCGGTGATGTGCCGGCAGCAGAAGCCCGTGAGCGAGCTGGCCTCCATCTTCCAGCCCGTGCCCCAGACGCTGCTCAACGTGGTCGTCAAGAACAAGCGCGAGCTGGGCGAGCTGCCCACGGTGATGCGCGCCATCCAGGACGTGGAGAAGAAGCTGGGCAAGGACGGTCGCGTGCTGGTGCGCTTCTCCGGCACCGAGCCCAAGGCCCGCGTCCTCATCGAGGGCACGGACGCCGCCCGCAACGAGCAGTACGCGCAGCAGATCGCCCAGGAGCTGTCCGCGGCGCTCAACGGTTGA
- a CDS encoding pyridoxine 5'-phosphate synthase produces the protein MGQRLGVNVDHVATLRQARRVSYPDPVTAAALAELAGAGQITIHLREDRRHIQERDLRILRETVQTLLNLEMAATQDMVKIAYEHKPDVVTLVPERREELTTEGGLEVNGQKDALAKTIKNLKDGEITVSLFIDPDLDQVRASHKVNADRIELHTGRYCEARNEREREREFSRIVDAAKAGARLGMGVAAGHGLNYDNVRPIARIQEIDELNIGHAIVARAVLVGFERAVREMLELMRNPG, from the coding sequence ATGGGACAGCGACTGGGTGTGAATGTGGACCACGTGGCGACGCTGCGGCAGGCGCGTCGCGTGTCGTATCCGGATCCGGTGACGGCCGCCGCCCTGGCCGAGCTGGCCGGCGCCGGGCAGATCACCATCCACCTGCGTGAGGACCGCCGCCACATCCAGGAGCGCGACCTGCGCATCCTGCGCGAGACGGTGCAGACGCTGCTCAACCTGGAGATGGCGGCCACCCAGGACATGGTGAAGATCGCCTACGAGCACAAGCCGGACGTGGTGACGCTCGTGCCCGAGCGGCGCGAGGAGCTCACCACCGAGGGCGGTCTGGAGGTCAACGGCCAGAAGGACGCGCTCGCCAAAACCATCAAGAACCTCAAGGACGGGGAGATCACCGTCTCGCTGTTCATCGATCCGGACCTGGATCAGGTGCGCGCCTCCCACAAGGTGAACGCGGACCGGATTGAGCTGCACACCGGGCGCTACTGCGAGGCGCGCAACGAGCGCGAGCGCGAGCGCGAGTTCAGCCGCATCGTGGACGCGGCCAAGGCGGGCGCGCGGCTGGGCATGGGCGTGGCCGCGGGCCATGGGCTCAACTACGACAACGTGCGCCCCATCGCGCGCATCCAGGAGATCGACGAGCTGAACATCGGCCATGCCATCGTCGCGCGCGCCGTGCTCGTGGGCTTCGAGCGCGCGGTGCGCGAGATGCTCGAGCTGATGCGCAACCCGGGCTAG
- the acpS gene encoding holo-ACP synthase: protein MAIIGLGLDICSVERIQRILDGARAERFLERVYTPAERELCNARSDKASAYAARFAAKEALIKALGAPKGLTWHDMEVVRAGGPPGFRLSGVARVEMEKRRAEAFLALTHDAGVAAATVVLQERS from the coding sequence ATGGCGATCATCGGCCTGGGGTTGGACATCTGCTCGGTGGAGCGCATCCAGCGCATCCTGGATGGGGCCCGCGCCGAGCGCTTCCTCGAGCGCGTGTACACGCCGGCCGAGCGCGAGCTGTGCAACGCGCGCTCGGACAAGGCGAGCGCCTACGCGGCGCGCTTCGCCGCCAAGGAAGCGCTCATCAAGGCCCTGGGCGCGCCCAAGGGCCTCACCTGGCACGACATGGAAGTGGTGCGCGCGGGAGGCCCGCCGGGCTTCCGCCTGTCGGGCGTGGCGCGCGTGGAGATGGAGAAGCGGCGCGCGGAGGCCTTCCTCGCGCTCACCCATGACGCGGGCGTCGCCGCCGCCACCGTGGTCCTGCAAGAGAGGAGCTGA
- a CDS encoding bifunctional ADP-dependent NAD(P)H-hydrate dehydratase/NAD(P)H-hydrate epimerase — MRRVLTADRMRAADRAAGDHFGMPSPLLMENAGRELAEVARALGAPGGRFLVVCGPGNNGGDGLVVARLLHAWGRRVTLVLVGPRDKLTPDSQRNLLALGPSGLEPQSLGEVEEPRVGDVVVDAIFGTGLTRPPSGEFAKAIEYVRRWRAAGAKVVAADVPSGLHSDTGVPFDPCVEADATVTFGFLKQGQVLEPGATLCGEVRCVDIGIPAEAVVAHAGAEVFLVEEADARGAIAPRRSDTHKGTYGHVLVVAGSLGKSGAAALSALSALRAGAGLVTVATRAQVVESVLGHAPEVMGWPLEDRGPLGRADLESLLAAADQKDALVVGPGIPRGEETTALLGELLERVEVPVVLDADALNAVSTDLGVLRRAKGPVVLTPHPGEMSRLSGLPTKQLQKERVKVARDFARTHGVTLVLKGARTLIAHADGTVYVNPTGNPGMATGGTGDVLSGVLGALLAQGLKLPEAAWTAVYAHGLAGDLAAGRRGRLGLIASDVVKGLCSVWTRWER; from the coding sequence ATGCGCCGTGTCCTCACCGCTGATCGGATGCGCGCGGCCGACCGCGCCGCCGGAGACCACTTCGGCATGCCGTCCCCGTTGTTGATGGAGAACGCCGGACGGGAGCTGGCGGAGGTGGCCCGGGCGCTGGGCGCTCCGGGCGGGCGCTTCCTCGTCGTGTGCGGACCCGGCAACAATGGGGGCGATGGGCTCGTGGTGGCGCGCCTGCTCCATGCCTGGGGCCGGCGGGTGACGCTGGTGCTCGTGGGGCCCCGGGACAAGCTCACGCCGGACTCCCAGCGCAACCTGCTCGCCCTGGGGCCCTCGGGCCTCGAGCCCCAGTCGCTCGGGGAGGTGGAGGAGCCGCGGGTGGGGGACGTGGTGGTGGACGCCATCTTCGGCACCGGGCTCACCCGGCCTCCCAGCGGGGAGTTCGCCAAGGCGATCGAGTACGTGCGCCGCTGGCGCGCGGCGGGGGCGAAGGTGGTGGCCGCGGACGTGCCCTCGGGGCTGCACTCGGACACCGGGGTGCCCTTCGATCCGTGCGTGGAGGCGGACGCCACCGTCACCTTCGGCTTCCTCAAGCAGGGGCAGGTGCTGGAGCCCGGCGCCACGCTGTGCGGCGAGGTGCGGTGCGTGGACATCGGCATCCCCGCCGAGGCCGTCGTGGCCCACGCGGGCGCGGAGGTCTTCCTCGTCGAGGAGGCGGATGCCCGGGGGGCGATCGCCCCGCGCCGCTCGGACACCCACAAGGGCACCTACGGGCACGTGCTGGTGGTGGCCGGCAGCCTGGGCAAGTCCGGAGCGGCGGCCCTGAGCGCGTTGAGCGCCCTGCGCGCCGGAGCGGGACTCGTCACCGTGGCCACGCGCGCCCAGGTGGTGGAGTCGGTGCTCGGCCATGCCCCCGAGGTGATGGGCTGGCCCCTGGAGGATCGTGGTCCCCTGGGGCGGGCGGACCTGGAGTCCCTGCTCGCCGCGGCGGATCAGAAGGACGCGCTCGTGGTGGGCCCTGGCATCCCCCGGGGAGAGGAGACGACGGCGCTGCTCGGCGAGCTGCTCGAGCGCGTGGAGGTGCCCGTGGTGCTGGACGCGGACGCGCTCAACGCCGTCTCCACGGACCTGGGCGTGCTGCGCCGGGCGAAGGGGCCCGTGGTGCTCACGCCCCACCCGGGCGAGATGTCGCGGCTGTCCGGCCTGCCCACGAAGCAGCTGCAGAAGGAGCGGGTGAAGGTGGCGCGGGACTTCGCGCGCACGCATGGGGTGACGCTCGTGCTCAAGGGGGCGCGCACGCTCATCGCCCACGCGGATGGCACCGTGTACGTCAACCCCACGGGCAACCCGGGCATGGCCACCGGCGGCACGGGGGACGTGCTCAGCGGGGTGCTGGGCGCGCTGCTCGCGCAGGGCCTGAAGCTCCCCGAGGCCGCCTGGACGGCCGTGTACGCGCACGGGCTGGCGGGAGATCTCGCCGCCGGGCGGCGGGGCCGGCTGGGCCTCATCGCCTCGGACGTGGTGAAGGGACTGTGCTCGGTGTGGACGCGGTGGGAGCGATGA
- the tsaE gene encoding tRNA (adenosine(37)-N6)-threonylcarbamoyltransferase complex ATPase subunit type 1 TsaE, which produces MSTPTLSHTVRSGSPEETHGLGVRLGRLLQPGDFVGLVGELGAGKTHLVRGVAEGAGVERSQVASPTFAIVYPYQGRLTLYHADLYRLADYDELYATGFLDMVGGDGALLVEWLDRIPEAAPREYLRLTLREVGEESRELVAEAWGARPAGLLKDWLLAER; this is translated from the coding sequence ATGAGCACGCCCACGCTGAGCCACACGGTACGCTCGGGCTCGCCCGAGGAAACCCACGGCCTGGGCGTGCGGCTCGGGCGGTTGCTCCAGCCGGGAGACTTCGTGGGGCTGGTGGGCGAGCTGGGCGCGGGCAAGACGCACCTGGTGCGCGGCGTGGCCGAGGGCGCCGGGGTGGAGCGCTCGCAGGTGGCCAGCCCCACCTTCGCCATCGTCTACCCCTACCAGGGGCGCCTGACGCTCTACCACGCGGACCTCTACCGGCTGGCCGACTACGACGAGCTGTACGCCACGGGCTTCCTGGACATGGTGGGCGGCGACGGCGCGCTGCTGGTGGAGTGGTTGGATCGCATCCCCGAGGCCGCGCCGCGCGAGTACCTGCGGCTCACCCTGCGCGAGGTGGGCGAGGAGTCCCGGGAGCTGGTGGCCGAGGCCTGGGGCGCGCGGCCCGCCGGACTGCTGAAGGACTGGTTGCTGGCCGAGCGCTGA